Proteins encoded within one genomic window of Odocoileus virginianus isolate 20LAN1187 ecotype Illinois chromosome 2, Ovbor_1.2, whole genome shotgun sequence:
- the CRIPT gene encoding cysteine-rich PDZ-binding protein isoform X3 — MVCEKCEKKLGTVITPDTWKDGARNTTVCVYFNAESGGRKLNENKALTSKKARHLRYVWKKGFGYQKLQANICLGVLKFLIFCMILLFALNFQGTT, encoded by the exons ATGGTGTGCGAAAAAT GTGAAAAGAAACTTGGTACTGTTATCACTCCAGATACATGGAAAGATGGTGCAAGGAATACCACAg TGTGTGTATATTTCAATGCAGAAAGTGGTGGAAGAAAGCTGAACGAAAATAAGGCTTTGACCTCAAAAAAAGCAAG gCATCTGCGCTATGTGTGGAAAAAAGGTTTTGGATACCAAAAACTACAAGCAAACATCTGTTTAGGTGTATTGAAGTTTCTGATTTTCTGTATGATCTTACTTTTTGCTTTGAATTTTCAAGGCACAACTTAG
- the CRIPT gene encoding cysteine-rich PDZ-binding protein isoform X4, producing MVCEKCEKKLGTVITPDTWKDGARNTTESGGRKLNENKALTSKKARHLRYVWKKGFGYQKLQANICLGVLKFLIFCMILLFALNFQGTT from the exons ATGGTGTGCGAAAAAT GTGAAAAGAAACTTGGTACTGTTATCACTCCAGATACATGGAAAGATGGTGCAAGGAATACCACAg AAAGTGGTGGAAGAAAGCTGAACGAAAATAAGGCTTTGACCTCAAAAAAAGCAAG gCATCTGCGCTATGTGTGGAAAAAAGGTTTTGGATACCAAAAACTACAAGCAAACATCTGTTTAGGTGTATTGAAGTTTCTGATTTTCTGTATGATCTTACTTTTTGCTTTGAATTTTCAAGGCACAACTTAG
- the CRIPT gene encoding cysteine-rich PDZ-binding protein isoform X2, with amino-acid sequence MVCEKCEKKLGTVITPDTWKDGARNTTESGGRKLNENKALTSKKARFDPYGKNKFSTCRICKSSVHQPGSHYCQGCAYKKGICAMCGKKVLDTKNYKQTSV; translated from the exons ATGGTGTGCGAAAAAT GTGAAAAGAAACTTGGTACTGTTATCACTCCAGATACATGGAAAGATGGTGCAAGGAATACCACAg AAAGTGGTGGAAGAAAGCTGAACGAAAATAAGGCTTTGACCTCAAAAAAAGCAAG attTGATCCATATGGAAAGAATAAGTTCTCCACTTGCAGAATTTGTAAAAGTTCTGTACACCAACCGGGTTCTCATTATTGCCAGGGCTGTGCCTACAAAAAGG gCATCTGCGCTATGTGTGGAAAAAAGGTTTTGGATACCAAAAACTACAAGCAAACATCTGTTTAG
- the CRIPT gene encoding cysteine-rich PDZ-binding protein isoform X1, which yields MVCEKCEKKLGTVITPDTWKDGARNTTVCVYFNAESGGRKLNENKALTSKKARFDPYGKNKFSTCRICKSSVHQPGSHYCQGCAYKKGICAMCGKKVLDTKNYKQTSV from the exons ATGGTGTGCGAAAAAT GTGAAAAGAAACTTGGTACTGTTATCACTCCAGATACATGGAAAGATGGTGCAAGGAATACCACAg TGTGTGTATATTTCAATGCAGAAAGTGGTGGAAGAAAGCTGAACGAAAATAAGGCTTTGACCTCAAAAAAAGCAAG attTGATCCATATGGAAAGAATAAGTTCTCCACTTGCAGAATTTGTAAAAGTTCTGTACACCAACCGGGTTCTCATTATTGCCAGGGCTGTGCCTACAAAAAGG gCATCTGCGCTATGTGTGGAAAAAAGGTTTTGGATACCAAAAACTACAAGCAAACATCTGTTTAG